The following are encoded in a window of Verrucomicrobiia bacterium genomic DNA:
- the cysT gene encoding sulfate ABC transporter permease subunit CysT — MPKKKFNPLPGFGLTMGYTLLYLSLIVLIPLAALLIKTFELSWSEFWQLITNPRAIAAYKLTFGASAIAALINSLFGSLLAWILVRYDFFGKRFIDALIDFPFALPTAVAGLTLCGLFAANGWLGQFLVPLGIKGTNTALAVVIALTFVGMPFVVRTLQPVLQNLEQEVEEAAATLGASRLRTFLQILAPTLFPTVLTGFALAFARAVGEYGSVTFVSGNLPFKTEIVPSLIVYQLEEHNYAGATAIAAVLLVISCAILAAINWLEVWTSRFNK; from the coding sequence ATGCCCAAAAAGAAATTCAACCCCCTGCCCGGATTCGGGCTGACGATGGGCTACACCTTGCTCTACCTCAGCCTCATCGTCCTGATCCCCCTCGCGGCGTTGCTCATAAAAACCTTCGAGCTTTCCTGGAGCGAATTCTGGCAACTCATCACCAACCCCCGCGCCATCGCCGCGTACAAACTCACCTTCGGCGCGTCCGCCATCGCCGCCCTCATCAACTCCCTTTTCGGCAGCCTCCTCGCGTGGATACTCGTTCGTTACGATTTTTTCGGCAAACGCTTCATTGATGCCCTCATAGATTTTCCCTTCGCGCTCCCCACCGCCGTCGCCGGCCTCACGCTCTGCGGCCTGTTTGCCGCCAACGGCTGGCTTGGGCAATTTCTGGTTCCGCTCGGCATCAAAGGAACCAACACCGCGCTCGCCGTCGTCATCGCGCTCACCTTTGTGGGCATGCCCTTCGTCGTGCGCACCTTGCAACCCGTTTTGCAAAACCTCGAACAGGAAGTTGAAGAAGCCGCCGCGACCCTCGGCGCGAGCCGTCTGCGCACCTTCCTGCAAATCCTCGCGCCCACATTATTCCCGACCGTTCTGACTGGATTCGCCCTCGCCTTCGCGCGCGCCGTCGGCGAATACGGCTCCGTCACCTTCGTCTCGGGCAACCTGCCGTTTAAAACCGAGATCGTCCCGTCCCTCATCGTCTATCAACTTGAAGAACACAACTACGCCGGCGCCACCGCCATCGCCGCCGTCCTCCT